A window of Diospyros lotus cultivar Yz01 chromosome 14, ASM1463336v1, whole genome shotgun sequence contains these coding sequences:
- the LOC127790761 gene encoding serine hydroxymethyltransferase 3, chloroplastic, with product MGSIQQPIWTKGSPFSVKGPSFSGLPHHVKLSFVKPCKSSQLEGSLVTGRNPSSLSVPAPEIGGSGSSFIDHGLSEADPEVQTIIHKEKQRQFRSLELIASENFTSRAVMEAVGSCLTNKYSEGLPGKRYYGGNEYIDELEILCQERALAAFHLDEKNWGVNVQPLSGSPANFEVYTALLKPHDRIMGLDLPHGGHLSHGFMTPKRRVSGTSIYFESMPYRLDESTGLVDYDMLEKTATLFRPKLIIAGASAYPRDFDYPRMRKIADAVGSFLMMDMAHISGLVAASVVADPFEYCDIVTTTTHKSLRGPRGGMIFFKREPVLGVDLESAINNAVFPGLQGGPHNHTIGGLAVCLKYAQAPEFRSYQNKVVSNCRALASRLIELGYTLVSGGSDNHLVLVDLRPLGIDGARVEKILDMASITLNKNSVPGDKSALVPGGIRIGSPAMTTRGFTEKEFIATADFIHEGVQITLDAKRSVSGSKLQDFMKFVGSPSDFTLTDQVSDLRRRVEALTTQFPLPGL from the exons ATGGGTTCTATTCAACAGCCAATTTGGACAAAGGGATCACCTTTCTCTGTGAAAGGACCCAGTTTCAGTGGACTCCCTCATCATGTTAAACTCAGCTTTGTTAAACCTTGTAAATCTTCTCAACTTGAAGGAAGCTTGGTCACTGGCAGGAACCCCTCTTCTTTATCTGTTCCTGCACCTGAAATTGGAG gTAGTGGGAGCAGCTTTATAGACCATGGCCTCAGTGAAGCTGATCCTGAAGTTCAGACAATCATCCACAAGGAAAAGCAAAGGCAGTTTAGAAGTTTAGAGCTTATTGCCTCAGAGAATTTCACGTCCCGAGCAGTGATGGAAGCTGTTGGTTCTTGCCTTACAAACAAGTATTCTGAAGGGCTTCCAGGCAAAAG GTACTATGGTGGGAACGAGTACATTGATGAACTAGAGATTCTTTGCCAGGAAAGGGCTTTGGCAGCATTTCACTTAGATGAAAAGAACTGGGGTGTGAATGTTCAACCATTATCTGGCTCCCCTGCTAATTTTGAGGTGTACACTGCACTTCTTAAGCCCCATGACCGCATAATG GGTCTGGACTTACCTCATGGGGGACACTTGTCTCATGGTTTCATGACTCCTAAAAGACGGGTATCAGGaacatccatttattttgaatctatgCCTTATCGGCTTGATGAATCTACAG GCCTCGTGGATTATGACATGCTAGAAAAAACAGCCACTCTCTTTAGGCCAAAACTAATTATTGCTGGTGCTAGTGCTTATCCTCGAGATTTTGACTATCCTCGTATGAGAAAG ATTGCAGATGCTGTTGGATCTTTTCTTATGATGGATATGGCTCACATAAGTGGGCTTGTTGCTGCTTCTGTGGTTGCTGATCCTTTTGAGTACTGTGATATTGTTACAACAACAACACACAAG TCCCTGAGAGGGCCTAGAGGTGGTATGATCTTCTTCAAGAGGGAGCCTGTTCTGGGTGTTGATTTAGAATCTGCCATCAACAATGCCGTTTTCCCAGGATTGCAG GGTGGCCCTCACAACCATACAATTGGAGGACTTGCAGTCTGTTTGAAGTATGCTCAAGCCCCTGAGTTTAGGTCTTATCAGAACAAG GTGGTTTCTAATTGTCGAGCACTTGCAAGCCGCTTGATTGAACTAGGATACACACTGGTTTCAGGAGGAAGTGATAACCACTTGGTTCTTGTGGATCTCAGACCATTA GGTATTGATGGGGCCCGGGTGGAAAAAATTCTTGACATGGCATCCATCACCCTTAACAAGAACTCAGTACCCG GCGACAAAAGCGCGCTAGTCCCAGGAGGCATCCGCATTGGATCGCCTGCCATGACTACGAGAGGTTTCACAGAGAAGGAATTCATAGCCACGGCAGATTTTATCCACGAGGGCGTGCAGATAACACTGGATGCAAAGAGGTCCGTTTCAGGTTCAAAGCTCCAAGATTTCATGAAGTTCGTCGGGTCCCCTTCGGATTTCACATTAACGGATCAAGTATCCGACCTGAGGAGGAGGGTCGAGGCTTTGACTACCCAATTCCCCTTGCCCGGGTTATGA
- the LOC127790763 gene encoding ferrochelatase-2, chloroplastic: MNAAASSRLLSDLNRPGGSTPGLRNPDLRPPSSCHQTRIFVSTSFRSSEVCGQAYSISCSNSLDKQNGISWGSKPYGPVQRRKLSGQTFCSLGVFSYPGTGSTSESPSHAAEERVGVLLLNLGGPESLHDVQPFLFNLFADPDIIRLPRLFRFLQRPLAQLISVLRAPKSKEGYAAIGGGSPLRKITDDQANAIKKSLEAKEFPVNVYVAMRYWHPFTEEAVQQESIKRDRITRLVVLPLYPQFSISTTGSSIRVLQNIFREDAYLSRLPVSIINSWYQRKGYIRSMADLIEKELENFSKPEEVMIFFSAHGVPVSYVEEAGDPYRDQMEDCILLIMQELKARGINNDHALAYQSRVGPVQWLKPYTDEVIVELGQKGVKSLLAVPVSFVSEHIETLEEIDMEYKHLALESGIENWGRVPALGCTSSFITDLADAVIEALPSAAAMRATSLHSEEDDNHDPIHYAIKMLLGSVLAFVLLLSPKMVLAFRNHLL, translated from the exons ATGAACGCCGCAGCGAGCTCTCGCCTTCTCTCCGATCTGAATCGGCCCGGCGGTTCAACTCCTGGTCTCCGCAATCCCGATCTCCGGCCGCCTTC GTCATGTCATCAGACCCGAATTTTTGTGTCCACGAGCTTCCGTTCGTCTGAAGTATGTGGTCAAGCATACTCAATATCCTGTTCTAACTCACTGGACAAACAAAATGGTATTTCTTGGGGATCAAAGCCTTATGGTCCCGTTCAGAGAAGAAAGCTGAGTGGACAAACATTTTGTTCTTTGGGAGTATTCTCCTATCCTGGAACTGGAAGTACATCTGAGTCTCCCTCACATGCTGCAGAAGAAAGGGTTGGAGTGTTGCTTCTTAATCTTGGAGGACCTGAGTCACTTCATGATGTTCAACCATTTTTGTTCAACTTATTTGCAGATCCG GATATTATACGTCTCCCCAGGTTATTTCGCTTCCTCCAGCGACCATTGGCACAACTTATTTCAGTGCTTCGAGCTCCCAAAAGTAAAGAGGGGTATGCTGCCATAGGAGGTGGTTCACCTTTGCGGAAAATAACAGATGATCAG gcaaatgcaattaaaaagtCACTGGAAGCTAAGGAATTCCCTGTCAATGTGTATGTCGCAATGCGATATTGGCATCCATTTACTGAGGAAGCTGTTCAGCAGGAAAGT ATTAAGAGGGACAGGATTACAAGGCTTGTTGTGCTGCCTCTTTATCCTCAATTCTCAATCTCAACTACTGGATCAAGCATTCGTGTTCTGCAAAATATATTTAG GGAAGATGCATATTTGTCTAGACTGCCTGTTTCAATTATAAACTCCTGGTATCAGCGAAAAGGCTATATCAGATCTATGGCTGATTTGATTGAAAAAGAGTTGGAGAATTTTTCAAAGCCTGAGGAG GTTATGATATTCTTCAGCGCCCATGGGGTTCCAGTCAGTTATGTTGAGGAAGCAGGAGATCCATACAGGGATCAGATGGAGGACTGTATTCTGTTGATTATGCAAGAGCTGAAAGCAAGGGGAATCAACAATGATCATGCTCTTGCTTATCAG AGCCGTGTAGGACCTGTACAATGGTTGAAGCCTTACACTGATGAAGTAATTGTTGAGCTTGGCCAAAAAGGCGTGAAGAGTCTTTTGGCTGTTCCTGTAAG CTTTGTCAGTGAGCACATAGAGACTCTTGAAGAGATTGATATGGAGTACAAGCACTTGGCTCTTGAATCCGGCATTGAAAATTGGGGCCGAGTACCTGCTCTTGGTTGTACCTCTTCCTTCATTACAGATCTAGCCGATGCTGTTATTGAAGCTCTACCTTCAGCCGCAGCCATGAGGGCAACGAGTCTCCACTCCGAAGAGGATGATAACCACGACCCAATTCACTACGCCATCAAAATGCTTTTGGGTTCGGTCTTGGCATTTGTTTTGCTGTTATCACCCAAAATGGTACTGGCCTTTCGAAATCACCTCCTATAA
- the LOC127790758 gene encoding uncharacterized protein LOC127790758 — translation MPALIKAYQETMDMANVSGRCGRGGGGWREMRSFISRLLTCRWFMVFASILIMSVNGATYMFGLYSGHIKSSLGYDQTTLNLVSFFKDLGGNLGLISGLINEITPPWVVLLIGAAMNFSGYFLIWLAVSGRVAKPHVWQICLYIWVGADSQAFANTGSLITCVKSFPASRGIVLGLLKGFVGLSGAIMTQIYHALHGNNSESLILLIGWLPAAVSVLCLPAIRVFEANRRGVNELKIFYNLLYISLCLAGFLMAVIIVQNRLSFSRVEYIGSASIVLLLLFSPLFVIVKEEINTWKNDPAKLNIFSENPPTARPPPGSPQRPAYCINGVFKPPERGEDYTILQALFSVDMVILFVATSCGIGGTLTAIDNLGQIGKSLGYPETAISTFISLISIWNYLGRVAAGFASEIFLEKYRLPRPLLLTAVLLLSCSGHLLIAFAIPNSLYFASVIIGFCFGAQWPLLFAIISDIFGLKYYSTLYQFGAVASPVGAYLLNVKVAGQLYDRQALKQMEATGKERRAGEDLVCAGGECYKLAFVIVTAAALFGCVVSALLVLRTREFYKGDIYKKYREQSQAQSQFDGPTG, via the exons ATGCCTGCGCTCATCAAAGCCTACCAAGAAACCATGGATATGGCTAACGTCAGTGGCCGTTGTGGTCGTGGCGGAGGTGGGTGGCGAGAGATGAGGAGCTTCATCTCACGCCTACTCACCTGCCGGTGGTTCATGGTCTTTGCCTCAATCCTGATCATGTCCGTCAACGGCGCCACCTACATGTTCGGCCTCTACTCCGGCCACATCAAATCCTCCCTCGGCTATGACCAAACCACCCTCAACCTAGTCAGCTTCTTCAAGGACTTGGGCGGCAACCTCGGCCTCATCTCCGGCCTCATCAATGAAATCACCCCGCCTTGGGTGGTCCTCCTCATTGGCGCCGCCATGAACTTCTCCGGCTACTTCCTCATCTGGCTTGCCGTCTCCGGACGCGTCGCCAAGCCCCACGTCTGGCAAATCTGCCTCTACATCTGGGTCGGCGCCGATTCTCAGGCCTTCGCCAACACCGGCTCTCTCATAACCTGCGTTAAAAGTTTTCCGGCGAGCCGAGGCATTGTTCTTGGCCTCCTGAAGGGCTTTGTTGGGCTGAGCGGCGCTATAATGACGCAAATTTACCATGCCTTGCATGGAAACAATTCTGAATCCCTTATATTATTAATCGGTTGGCTTCCGGCGGCAGTTTCAGTTCTCTGTCTTCCGGCGATTCGAGTCTTCGAGGCAAATCGGCGGGGGGTTAATGAGCTGAAGATTTTCTACAATCTTCTGTACATATCTCTTTGCCTGGCTGGTTTTCTCATGGCTGTGATCATAGTTCAAAACAGGCTCAGTTTTTCCAGGGTTGAGTACATTGGAAGTGCTTCAATtgtgcttcttcttctgtttTCTCCACTCTTTGTGATTGTCAAAGAAGAGATCAATACATGGAAGAATGATCCTGCAAAGCTCAATATTTTCTCTGAAAATCCACCGACGGCGCGGCCGCCTCCCGGAAGTCCACAAAGGCCGGCTTATTGCATAAACGGCGTGTTCAAGCCGCCGGAAAGAGGCGAAGACTACACTATATTGCAAGCACTTTTCAGCGTCGACATGGTG ATACTCTTCGTAGCAACCTCCTGTGGCATAGGCGGCACGTTGACTGCGATCGACAACCTGGGTCAGATCGGAAAATCCCTCGGCTACCCGGAAACCGCCATCTCTACCTTCATCTCCCTCATAAGCATATGGAACTATCTCGGAAGAGTGGCCGCCGGCTTCGCCTCTGAAATCTTCTTGGAAAAGTACAGGCTCCCTCGCCCTCTCCTTCTCACAGCAGTGCTGCTCCTCTCCTGTTCCGGCCACCTCCTCATCGCCTTCGCCATTCCAAATTCACTCTACTTTGCCTCGGTGATCATAGGCTTCTGCTTCGGAGCTCAATGGCCGTTGTTGTTCGCCATAATCTCGGacatatttgggcttaaatacTACTCCACACTGTACCAATTTGGGGCAGTGGCGAGCCCAGTTGGAGCTTATCTTCTCAACGTGAAAGTAGCCGGCCAGCTCTATGATAGGCAAGCTCTGAAGCAAATGGAGGCCACGGGGAAGGAGAGGCGAGCCGGCGAGGACTTGGTTTGTGCGGGGGGCGAGTGTTACAAGCTGGCCTTTGTGATTGTCACCGCGGCGGCATTGTTTGGGTGCGTTGTTTCGGCCCTTTTGGTGCTTAGAACAAGAGAGTTTTACAAGGGTGATATATACAAGAAATATAGAGAGCAGTCTCAGGCTCAGTCTCAGTTTGATGGGCCGACCGGTTGA